In the Nitrosopumilus cobalaminigenes genome, AACATACTCTTCAACTTTTTCATGATTTTGTACTTTTTACGAATTATTTATGATTTTAATCAATACGAATTTTAGAATGAAATAATTTTTAATTATTCGATCTTAATTTCTTTGCCTTTCTTCTTTACGTCTTTTTCTTGAACTTTTTTTAGTTCTGTTTCAAGAAATTGTTTGTATTTCTTTGTCTCTTCTTCAGTCATATTGGCAAAGTTAGAACTAAGAATAGATCCCATAGCAGAAATTTTCTCTAATAGATCTATGGCAACAAATCGTCCTACATTTCCTAGTCTGAACAAAACCTCTAATTGCTTCTTAACAATATCATTTACTTTATCAACATCTTCAGCTGTATCTTTTCCTTTTTTCGTTAACTGATACTTTCCATCTTTAGTTTCTTCAATCAGTCCTTCATCCAGTAATCTTCCTAACAATGGGTAGATTAATCCTGGTGATGGTTTCCAAATGCCGTTGCTTTGCTCAACTGCATAATCTATGATTTCTTTTCCTGTATGAGGAGTTTTTTTTAATAATTCTAAAATGAAATATCTTGAAAATCCTCTAGGAACTGAACTTCCTACTCTTTGAAACCATTCAGAAATCATCACTAGTGATATCACTAGTGATATATTTTAATATTTTGGATCATGCCTGGCAATTACTACATATTTATCTCGCCCAAAACAAGTTTGACTGAAAAATGGTAGATTCTCTTGAATTTGATCTGATTATTTGTGGTTCTGGCCTTGCAGGCTTGAGGGCTGCTATTGCGGCTGCTAAAAAAGGACCTAATCTCAAAATCGGAATTGTTTCTAAAGTCCAAGTGATGCGTTCTCATTCTGTTTCAGCAGAGGGTGGAACTGCAGCTGTTCTCTTTGAGGATGAAGGTGATACAATTGAATCCCATGTTTATGATACTGTGAAAGGAAGTGACTTTCTTGCAGACCAAGATGTTGCAGAAAGATTATGTGTTGAAATGCCACAAGAAATTCATCAATTAGATCATTGGGGAATGCCATGGTCTAGAAGAGATGATGGAAGAATTGATCAAAGAAATTTTGGTGGTTATAGTTTTCCTAGAGCTACTTATGCATCAGACAAAGTTGGTTTCTTTGAAATGCAAACATTGTATGACACTTGTCAAAAATTTGAAAATATTGAATATCTTAACGAATGGTTTGTAACATCAATTGTTCATGATGGAAAACGATTCATGGGAGTTACTGCAATTGAATTGGGTTCTGGAACATTTTACACGATTAAAGGAAAAGCGCTCATCATTGCAACTGGTGGTGCAGGAAGATTATACAGCTTTTCAACTTATGCCCTTTCTTCAACTCCTGATGGATTGGACATGGGGTTACGTGCTGGTATGGCACTCAAAGATATGGAATTTGTACAATTTCATCCAACAGGAATTTTACCATCTGGAATTTTAATTACTGAAGGTGCAAGAGGAGAAGGGGGTTATCTTCTAAACAACAAAGGTGAACGATTTATGAAAACATATGCAGCTGGTAAAATGGAGTTAGCTCCACGTGATATTGTATCGAGATCAATAATGACAGAAATTCAAGAAGGTCGTGGATTTAAACATGAAACTGGTGTAGATTGTATGAAACTTGATTTACGACATCTTGGAGATGAAAAAATTAAAGAAAAATTAGGTGGAATCCGAGAAATCTCAATTAAATTTTCAGGCCAAGATCCTTCCAAGGATTTACTGGATATTAGACCTGTTTGTCATTATATGATGGGAGGGCTTCATACTGATATTGATGGTGCAACGGAAATTCAAGGTGTTTGGGCAGCTGGAGAGGCTGCATGTAATAGTGTTCATGGCTCTAATCGTTTAGGTGCAAATTCTACCTCTGAATGTATTGTTTGGGGAAAAATTACAGGGGAATTGGCAATTGATTATATTCAAAAGAATGAATCTACAAATCCTTGGCCTCATCATTTGGTGGCAGCTGAAGAGAAGAGAATCTATGATGGAATTTTTAGAGGAAATGGAGATGTTAATCCATATGAAGTTAGACAACAACTTACTGACACAATGAATGAAAAAGCATATGTCTACAAAAATGAGAAAAATCTTGTTGAAGGTTTAAAGAAAATTCGAGAACTCAAACAACAAACTTGGAAACATGTTGATGATAAAGCAAAAGAATACAATACAAATTTTGCAAATGTAATGGAACTTGATTCAATGTTTAGAGTAGCAGAAATAGTGTTACTTGGTGCAATTAATAGAAAAGAATCAAGAGGTGCACATGCAAGAACTGATTTCCCAAAACGTGATGACGCCAACTTTTTACATCACACTCTTGCTTATTATGATCCAAACGGACCAATTATGAAAACCCATCCAGTTACAATTACTAAATATCAGCCAGTGGAGAGGAAATACTAGATGCCTAAAGATGATCATAGAGAAGGTATTGGTGGAATGATTAATCCACGTAGATATGGAATTGAACGTGTTGCATATTTGTTAATGAGAATAAGTGGATTGGGATTATTAGCATATTTTATTGGTCATATTTATGAAACAAGTAATATCCTAAGAGGAAAAGTTGGTTGGAATGAATTTATGGCAATGATATCCACCACTGAAGGACATATCATTATGTCCATTGTAATTGCAATGTGTGTATTTCATACTGTAAATGGTGTTAGAGTAATGTTGGGACATGGTGGAGTTGGCGTAGGTACACCTGCAAGACCTGATTATCCATATGATCCTGCATCCCAAAATTATAGACATAAAATAGGAATTTACTCTGCAATGGTTCTTGCAGCCATTGCAATGATGTATGGTATAGCGGTAATGTTTGGTGAATAAAATGAGAGAAAGCACAATTATGAAAATTCACTATGGGACTGCTTTAGCAGCTGTGGCTTTAGTTGCAGTTCATATTTTGATGCGTCTTACAATGAACTATGCTGAGTCTCTAGAATATGAGAATGTACTTGCTAATTACAAATTTATTCCATATGCTATCATGTTAGAACTAATTCTAATTTTATTATCTGTTCATGGATTTAATGGGCTAAGAGTAATCTTACTTGAACTAAAACAAGGAAGAATGTATGAAAAAGCAGTCTCTTATGGATGCCTTGCAGGAATGATTGGATTAATAGCCTACGGCTCAAGAACAATTATTATGACAAACATGGGGATGGTATAGGAATGGCACAAGTTTCTAGTATTTCAAATGAACAATCTCCCACAGCAAAATCTATCATTCTTAAAATTTCAAGATTCAATCCAGAACATGATGAGTCAAGTGGATTCATGGAATTTAATATAAAATATGAAAAATGGACAACTGTTCTAGAGGCTATTCTTGATGTGAAAAAACATTTTGATCATTCTGTTGCAGTTAGATATTCCTGTAGACAAGCTACATGCGGATCTTGTGGAATGATAATAAATGGAAAACCAAAATTAGCATGTTTTACAAAAATTAGTGAATTAGATTCTAATGTTGTTACAGTTGAACCAATGAATAATTTTCCAGTAATTCGTGATTTGGCTGTTAAATTTGAACAATTATTTGATACTCATCAAAAAATTAAACCATATTTGATTCGTGATGATACTGAATTAGTATCTGATGAAAAAGAATTTTTACAATCTCCAGAAGAAGTAGAACAATACATCCAATTTGCAAATTGTATCAAATGTGGTCTATGTAATTCTGCATGTCCTACAATGGCAACTGATTCTTCTTTTGTTGGGCCTCAAGCATTAGCTCAAGCATATCGTTACGTTGCTGATAGTAGAGATAAAGGTAAAGACTCTAGACTAAAAATAATTGATGACTCTCACGGTATTTGGAGATGTCATTTCGCTGGTTCTTGTAGTCAAGTGTGTCCAAAAGGTGTTGATCCTGCAATGGGAATTCAACTACTTAGAGGCTATATGCTAGGTTTTAGAAGTTAACCTAATTTTTTTGGATTAGGACTATTGTTTACTTGGTTGTTGATTTGTTCTGCCATAAAGTGATTTGACACATTCACTTTCACATCTTTCACTCCATCTACTTTCAATAGATTATCGTGAACATCTTGACAAATCTTAAAACCAAACACTGCTGGACAGAACGGACTGGTAAGATGTAAATCAACTTTGACATTACTATCGTTGATATCAACTTCATCAATTAATTCCAATTCCACGATTGATGTGTTAATTTCTGGATCTACAATCTTTGATAGCTCATCAAATATTTTCACTCTCATCAGTTTGATATCTTGGCTCATGTCGTGAAAACCATTGTTGCTATATATAACCATTATAGAACCTTAGGTAATGTATCGTTCTCGTCTTGGTACTGATTTGAGTGATATTACTTTGGATTATGTTTCATCAATTGATGATGATGCTGAAATAGCCATGTATGATATTCTTGGAAGTCAAGCGCATGCTTTGATGCTGTTTCAAAAAAACATTATCACAAAAAATGATGCAAAAAAAATCTTAACTGCTTTAGAGAATTTAAAAAATGAAAAATTTGATGCTTCTTCTGGAGCAGAAGATATTCACGAATTAATTGAAACATTGGTGATAAAGAAAGCTGGAATGGCAAGCGGTGGAAAAATGCATACTGCAAGATCACGAAATGATCAAGTTGTTTTAGATATTAGAATGAAAATTAGAGATGACATCAATATTCTATGTAATTGTCTTTTAGATACAATTGAAGCCTTGGTATCTGTGGCTAAAAATCATCAAAAAACCATCATGCCACTTTACACACATCTTCAACAAGCTCAAGCAGGGCTTTTTTCACATTATCTTTTAGCTCATGCTGATGTTTTAACTCGAGATTTTGAGAGACTGTATAATACGTTTGAACGAATTAACCATAGTCCCCTTGGAGCAGGACCTGTTGGAGGTACAAGTATTCCAATTGACAGACATAGCACAGCAAAGATGTTGGGTTTTGATGGCCTTGTTGAAAATTCTATTGATGCTACAAGTACACGTGATTTTGTAGCAGAGTATGTTGCAATGGTTGCTATTTTAATGACAAATCTTAGTAAGATTTCTGAAGATTTTGTAATTTGGTCTACATCTGAATTTTCTTTCATTGAACTTTCAGATGAATTTACGTCTCCATCAAGTGTAATGCCTCAAAAAAAGAATCCAGATATTTTAGAATTAACAAGAGGTAAAACTGCAGAAATTATTGGAAATCTAACTGCAATTCTAACAACTGTCAAAGGTTTAGCATCTGGATATGGACGTGATTTACAACAAATAAAATCCTCAATTTGGTCTACATCAAAAATTTCTATTAGTGCTTTGTTAATTTTAAAATCAATTCTTCTAACTTTAAAAGTCAATGAAAAACAAATGAAAAAAATAACTGAATCAAGTAATCTTATAGCTTTAGATATTGCTGAGAAATTAGTTCAAGAAGGAATTCCGTTTAGAGTAACACACAAAATCTCTGGAACTTTGGTTCAATTAGCTCATATTTCAAAAAAACCAATATCCAAATTAACTTTGTCAGAAATTAAAAAATCTGTGGCTGGAACTAAAGTTGATCCTAAAATTGTCTCAAAAATTATATCTACAACCACTGTTGTTTCTTCATTAAAAGACAGGACCTCACTGGGTTCTTCAGGATATGATGAACAAAAACGCATGATTTCTGATAGAACTCAAAAAATCAATCAGTATAGAAATGATGTATCTCAAAGAGAAAATAAGATCACTTTGTCAATTAGTGATTTAACAAAACAAATCAACATAATTCTTGAATGAATAAAGTAAAAGAGAGCGGGTCTAAAGGGATTCGGACCCTTGACAACCGGATTAAAAGTCCGGTGCGCTACCTGGCTGCGCCATAGACCCTCGTAAAAAATGCTTTAACTGTATAATTTAGTCTTTTACAAAATCTAATGTTGTGACAGAAACTTTTAATCTGGCAGTTTGACTCAATGAAATTGTGCCCTTGTAGTATAGCCCGGTCTAGAATTCGGCCCTGTCACGGCTGAGACGCGTGTTCAAATCCCGCCGAGGGCGCCATTATTTCTATTTCATTGATAGATGTTCATTTTACATCCGATCAAAATAAAATTCTCAGAAAATATTCTTGAATTAGGATAGTTTGAAGATGAATCTCACAAGAATATTAAAATTCAGGGAATTTTAGTGAAATTTGTTGTCTGAAGAGAAAAAAGAATCTGAAGTCGAAGTAAAACCTACTGAAGATTCAACATCTGAAAAACCATCTTCAGATGAAACTGTAAAAGCAGCTGAAGAAGCAAAAGCAGCTGAAGAAGCAAAAGCAGCTGAAGAAGCAACATTAAAAGCTGAAGCAGCAGCTAAAGCTGTTGAAGAAGCAGAACTTGCAGTAAAGGAGGCTCTTGCAAAAGCTGAAGCAGCTAAAGCTGAAGCAGAAGCAGCAGCTGAAGAAGAATACAAAGCAATAGCAGCTGAAGTAAAAGCAGATGCAGCAGCAAAATCAGATTATACATTTAAGAGACAAGGTGAAGAAATTTTTAGACGAGATATGGGGGAACCTGAATTCTGGTTAGAAAAGGAAGACCGATTCCCAAGACCAATTCTTTCAGCAGATGAACAAGAATCACTTACTAGAATCGCTGAAATTCCACAAGATCAAACTCCTGCATATATTCCTGAACATGTTCTTAGTCCTGAATTTGAAGGTGTTTCAAATTATGAACGTGGTGTTGATTCCTTTTTAGAAGAAACCAAACAAAAACTTGAACAATTAAAAAATAATCCTGATGCAACTGAAAAAGAAATTAAAGAAACTGAAAATGAAATTATTTACTTGGAATCCTTACATGAAAATTTCTATCTTGGAATGAATGTATTTAGAACTGCAAAAGGCGGACGTGACAAAATTAGTGCTTAATGGTGATATGATTGGGTGAAATTAGATTTGATGTATTGAATGCAAGAGTTACATTCAAGAATGTACCTTTACATACGTTATCTAAATTTACTTTCAAAGATGTGAATGCTGCATGTGCAGAATTTAAAAAAATTGATGGTGTTGATGAATGTATTATTATTCAAACTGCAAGTAGAGTTGAAATATTTACAGTAAGTAATGTTGAAATCGATGATTCTCCAGATGCAAGAAGAGTAGAAGGTAAAACACTTGTGTTAAACCAAATTAAAGACACTTGGGTATCTTTATCATCTTTAGAACAAATTGATATAGATCACTTTGATCAAACTCTTGAAGTTTACAAAGGTGATGATGTATATCTACATCTATTACGATTAGCATCTGGATTAGACTCTGTAGTTGTTGGAAAACAAGAAATTTTTGATGAAATAGTTCAATCTCTGTCAAATGCAAAAGATGCTGGTGTATCTGGAAATATTCTCAATAAATTATTTGATAGTGTAATTCGTTTAGCCATTAGAATGAGAGATACTACTGGAATTTCTAAAGATGTAATTTCATTAGGTGATATTGCAGTAAAATTAGTTGATGAAAAAGCCGGTCTTGATTCCAAGAAAAAAGTACTTGTGATAGGAACTGGTGAGCCTGCAGCCATGCTTGCAAAAACTCTAAACAAAAAAGGTATTGCATTTGATGTTACTAGTAGAAGTTTAGACCGTGCAACTGGTTTCACAACAATTCTTGGTGGAACTCCTGTTGATTTTGATGCTGTTTTAGCAGGATTTGATAAATATGATATTATCTTCGTTGCGACAACTTCTGATTATTTTTTAATCACATATGAAAGAATTAGATTGATAATGGAAGAAAAGAAAAAAGGAACTCTTATTCTTGATTTATCAGATCCAAGAACTGTTGATGAAGGAATAACTGCACTACCTGGAATCAAATTGTTGTTCAGAGATCAGATTGCAGAACTTTATGAAGAAAGTGTAAAAGCTAGAGTTGGAATTGTTCCTGCAGTAGAGAAAATCATTGAAAAAGAACTACCTGTTTTATCTGCTAGAATGAAAAGACTAGATGCTTAATTTACTATAATCCTTGTTTTCTTAAGAGAAACTGCATAACGGCTTCTTTAGAATAATCTATTCCGTGTTCGTCATCTGTATGGGCTCTAAAATTATCGATTACTTCTTCCATTTCTCCTTCAGCTACAAAATCACACTCAAATCCATAATCATTACACTTGAGTTTTGCCATAACTTGGTGAAAAATAATCAATATAAAAATCCACAGGTAAGTAATTAGAAATGACATACATTAGAAATTTCTAATTTAAAATGAACTAAAATTAATTGAATTTTCTATCCATATGATTCAAACTTGATCCCGAAACTTCCATCTGGTTTTTTCTCATGTTCAGTTACGAATCCTTTAGGACCAAGATACTCAATCACACCATCAATTGTTCCTTGATATCCACAAATGTAGATGATGGTGTTATCTGGAGTCAATTCCTCACCCACCATTTCTTCCACTGGTGACAATCCAGATTTTTTATCAGGCTTGAAAAATGATTCAACTCTGCCTACATGACCATTCCAAGATCTGTTGAAAAATTCTTTTGGTCTACTAATTGCAGCTCTATATCTGAAATTCCATTTGTCTCTTCCCTTTTTTTCACTTTCTAATTCTAGGTCAGTTAACAATCTCTTGTAACTTAATTCATCAACATAACTTGCGCCATGAAGAACAACTACTTCTCTTTTATCATTGGTATCGTGAAAATGTTTAGCAAATGCAATGAATGGTGCTAGTCCTGTACCTCCCCCAACACAAATCACTCTTCTGTTATCTTTTTGCCCATTAGGTAATTTGTCACTAATTTGTAGTGCAGCTCCTGTTGGATCTCCTAGAGATACTTCATCACCAACACTTAGATAAAATAATTCAGTTGTAACACGACCTGGAAGTGGTTTTCTAACCCATCTAATTACAAATTCAAAATAATCTCTATTTTCTGCATGCGATGCAATAGAATATGCTCTTCTCACAACTTTTTTCTCTGCTGGAATTGGAAGGCCTATTGTCAAAAATTGACCTGTTTTGTATTCTGGCATTCCATTTTCTGGAACCAATCTAATTATCACTAAATCTTCTTTGAGTAACTCCCTATAGACGACCTTTGCTTTCATCTCAGTTACCATACAAGAAGTTTTTTCCCGACTTTGGTTAAATATATTTCTCTTAGCATATACCTTGAAAGATCTATTGAAAATTCAAGAATGCTAAATAAATTATCAAACTATTGGCAAAAATTCAATTTTTTATTCTAAAAACTCATTTATTGATTTGTGACATTATTTCATCTAAAATTTCCTGATTTGCAGCTGCAATAAAAGAAACTCTTGTCTCATAACTAAGATCTGCATCAAGCGGATTCAGATCTGCATCTAATAGCATTCCTCCTGCTTCTTTTACAATTACATAACCTGCAGCAATATCTTGGATTCTGATTTTCCCTCGTAAATCAATAAAAATATCCATTAATCCTTTTGCAAACATTGCCATTTCAAGAGCATTTGCACCAAAATGTCTAGTGTGATTATGATTTTCAAAAATTGGATGTAGTTTATTCATTAATTCAATAGATGAACCAGATGTATTGATTCCAACTATTTTGTAAACTGGATCTTTTTTATGTACTTTGATTTGTTTATTGTTAAAAAATGAACCTTTGTTTTTTGATGCCCAATACATTTCACCATTTGAAAGATTTGTTATTACGCCATCTGTAATTGAGCTAAGTTTGTTTTCAGTTGCAAATGCTAATGAACTACAGAAAAAAGGAACCCCTCTTACTGCATTTGCAGAACCATCAATTGCATCCATAATTACAAATCCTTTTGGTTCATCTGATAATTCAACTCGTCCACATTCTTCACCTAATACTACACATTCAAAATTAATTTCTTTTAGATAATCTAAAACAGTTTTTTCAGCAACCATGTCTATGTTTCTTGAAATATCTCCTCCTGCTCCAACGCCAAAATCTCCTGCTGCATCATCTGTTCCAGCAAGATCCTTTACATTTTCATAAATCCTATTCGAAGCTTCACGAAGAATTTCTATAACTTCCATATTGCCAAACTAGTCATTCGTAATTTAAGTGAAGAAAATATTTCATTTGAAAGCATAAATAACAATAAAGAAGCTAAACGATTGTGAGTGGTAAAGATCAATCTGTAATTAGTAAAGAAGCTTTAATGAGTACAAAACCTGGAAAACAGATCATTAAACAAGCATTGTTCAAATCTAAAGGTTACAAATTATTTAACAAATACAAGGAAGAAACAGAAAAGCAATTTCCTAATTTTGCAGAGAGATTTGCAAAAGGTCTATTAGATGAGATTCAATCCGACACAAATCCTAATGCTACTCAACAAGCTTTTGGAAATGAAGTAGGTTCCACCGAAATTATCCTAAATGCGTCTGAAATTGAGCCTATCAAATCAAAATTAGACAATCTTGAAGTAATGCAAGATAGAGTTAATCGAATTCTAAATTCTAATTTTGTAAAAATGACTTTCCCTGTGTTTAACGGATTATTTGATGCTGCAGCAGAGTATTCTGGAAGAGATGATCCACAACTAAAACAAGATATGGTAGAAGGACATATTCTTGCAATTGATCTTAGTGAACCAATGGATAGAATTGTAGATAAGGATGAAGATTTAGAATTTTTAGATGATTACAAATTAATGAATCCGTACATTCTGAAACTAGCTAGAGATAAAATCTCAAAAGGTGGCGAGCAAGTTCTAAAAGAATTTGAAGCTGGATTTGAAGATGCTAGAATTGGACAATACTTGGACGAGAAATTAAAATCAAAACCAACGGAAATTACTGAAGAGGAAATGACCTTGTCCTACAAAAAATATCGTGCAGTAATGGGAACTGCTGGGAGAAATATGGCTTTGGCAGAAAGACCCTTGGGCGAAATTTTCTATTTGGGTATGGCAAGAGCTGCTGAAGGTGTTGGATGTGGAAATGAAATTGAAGATTCTATTAAAAATGGGTTTGTAAAAATACCTTCGTGGCCACTTTATTATTCATTATTGGCAGATGATGTGAAAAAAGGATTTGATGTTACTTTGGAAAAAAGTAATTTGTATTTACAAGATGCAAGACTTACCCTTGAATTACTACCTGAAAATTTTTCTCATAAAGAATTTTTAGAATTTTTATTTTTGACTGTAGAGCATTACAATCAATATTGGTTCAATAAACTACAAAAAGCCAATAAATGGTCAGAGTATCACTCTAAACTCCCTAAGTGATTACCTTGATGTGGTCTGAAAAATACCGACCTCAGATAATTTCTGACATGGTGGGAAATGAAGAAGCACGAGCAGCAATTACTGAATGGTTTGTCAAATGGAAAAAAGGCACAAAACCATTACTTTTAGTTGGTCCTCCTGGAATTGGAAAAACCACAATTGCATATCTTGTAGCAAAACAATTTGGATATGATATGATTGGGTTAAACGCCAGTGATGTCAGGAGTAAATCTCGAATAAATGAAATTCTTACGCCTGTCTTAGCTAATGTAAGTGTCATGGGAATTCCTATGATTTTTGTCGATGAAGTTGATGGAATTCATGGTCGTGGAGATTATGGTGGTGCTTCTGCACTTGTAGATATTTTAAAAGAACCAACAGTTCCAATTGTTCTGGCTGCAAATAGTGATACTTCTGATAAAATGAAAAGTATCAAAAAAGTTGTGAAAACAATTCAATTCAAAAAAATTCCCCCAAGATTATTGCGTGTATATCTTGAAAATATTTTACAAAAACAAAGTGCAAAACTAAGTCCTGGTTCATTAATTAAAGTAATTGATAAATCAAAAGGAGATATTCGTTCTATGATAAATCTTACACAATCTTTAGTGACTGGATTTAATCCTCAAACTGAAAAAACTTTTGAAAGTATTAATGTCGAAGATGGTGTAAATGCTTTCTTTAAAGCAAAATCTATTGATGAAGCAAGAAGTGTTCTATATTCAATGCAAATTGATCCAAGAGAAAAAATACACGCATTTTATTCCAGTATAATTACAAGCGAATTGGATAATCCTACACTTACAAAATATTTAGAAACAATATCTGAAGCTGACATGCTTTATGGAAGAATAATGAAAACACAAAATTGGAGATTACTTAGATATCTAAATGATATTTTAATTAAATTATATCAAAATGATGACAGAATTAGATATGCACAATACAATTTGTCTTGGCCATTACTAAATAGAATTCGTTGGGATGGTGCAAAAATTAAATCATTATCATCTGTTATGGCACGAAAATTACATTTGTCTTCAAGTTCTTTTGTTTCTATCTGTTTACCATTTGTTTTATTTTGTATCAAAAACAAATCTTTAGAATTAGAATTAGAGGAAACTTATGGTGATATTATTGAAAAGGAGATTGAACTATTACAATGAGCTGGAGAAAAATTCCTATGAAGTTCCCAGGTACCTGTATTGTTTGTAATGAAAAAATACCTGTTAACGAAATTGGCCTTTGGGCCAAAGGGTTAGGTGTTAAACATGAAAAATGTGCCCAGACAAATGAATTACAATGTATTGTATGTGGGGCTTCTGCTGGATGCGCTCAATGTGAATTTCAAGAAAACTGTGATATCCCAAATGTCTCTCAATTGTGTATCTGTAAGAAATGTAGTGAAGAAAAAGATACTTTTGGCTCTTATCAGAAATCCGTGAACAAGAAATTTCCAATTCTTAACACTTGATTTTCTAAAAAAAACATCAATCGTTGATATTTCTTAAAATTTTCATATTTTGATATTCTCAAACTAAATTAATATAGGAAACCATCTTGATTCAGAATACCGTGCATTCTGAAAAGATTGAAGGATATACTAAAAAAAATAATACATCATTACAAGGCGGAGGCCAAGATCGAATCAAGGCTCAGCATGATAAGGGGAAATTAACTGCTCGTGAGAGAATTAATCTTTTGCTTGATGAAGGTACTTTCACCGAAATTGATCCACTAACCACACATCATTATCATGAATATGATATGCAGAAAAAGAAATTCTTTACAGATGGTGTAGTTGGTGGTTATGG is a window encoding:
- a CDS encoding FAD-binding oxidoreductase, with amino-acid sequence MVTEMKAKVVYRELLKEDLVIIRLVPENGMPEYKTGQFLTIGLPIPAEKKVVRRAYSIASHAENRDYFEFVIRWVRKPLPGRVTTELFYLSVGDEVSLGDPTGAALQISDKLPNGQKDNRRVICVGGGTGLAPFIAFAKHFHDTNDKREVVVLHGASYVDELSYKRLLTDLELESEKKGRDKWNFRYRAAISRPKEFFNRSWNGHVGRVESFFKPDKKSGLSPVEEMVGEELTPDNTIIYICGYQGTIDGVIEYLGPKGFVTEHEKKPDGSFGIKFESYG
- a CDS encoding inositol monophosphatase family protein, producing the protein MEVIEILREASNRIYENVKDLAGTDDAAGDFGVGAGGDISRNIDMVAEKTVLDYLKEINFECVVLGEECGRVELSDEPKGFVIMDAIDGSANAVRGVPFFCSSLAFATENKLSSITDGVITNLSNGEMYWASKNKGSFFNNKQIKVHKKDPVYKIVGINTSGSSIELMNKLHPIFENHNHTRHFGANALEMAMFAKGLMDIFIDLRGKIRIQDIAAGYVIVKEAGGMLLDADLNPLDADLSYETRVSFIAAANQEILDEIMSQINK
- a CDS encoding AAA family ATPase — encoded protein: MWSEKYRPQIISDMVGNEEARAAITEWFVKWKKGTKPLLLVGPPGIGKTTIAYLVAKQFGYDMIGLNASDVRSKSRINEILTPVLANVSVMGIPMIFVDEVDGIHGRGDYGGASALVDILKEPTVPIVLAANSDTSDKMKSIKKVVKTIQFKKIPPRLLRVYLENILQKQSAKLSPGSLIKVIDKSKGDIRSMINLTQSLVTGFNPQTEKTFESINVEDGVNAFFKAKSIDEARSVLYSMQIDPREKIHAFYSSIITSELDNPTLTKYLETISEADMLYGRIMKTQNWRLLRYLNDILIKLYQNDDRIRYAQYNLSWPLLNRIRWDGAKIKSLSSVMARKLHLSSSSFVSICLPFVLFCIKNKSLELELEETYGDIIEKEIELLQ